One Solibacillus sp. R5-41 DNA segment encodes these proteins:
- the hemL gene encoding glutamate-1-semialdehyde 2,1-aminomutase: MRTYENSKAAFTEAIDLMPGGVNSPVRAFKSVNLEPIFMESGSGAVIKDIDGNEYIDYVLSWGPLILGHTHPEVVTAIQEQAAKGASFGAPTLSENKLAKLVLDRLPSVEMIRFVSSGTEATMSALRLARGYTGRDKILKFEGSYHGHGDSLLIKAGSGVATLGLPDSPGVPVAVAKNTLTVAYNDLESAKLVFEKYGQELAAVILEPVAGNMGVVPPQPGFLEGLRKLTEENGTVLIFDEVMTGFRVDYGCAQEYFGIQPDLTCLGKVIGGGLPVGAFGGKREIMENIAPAGPIYQAGTLSGNPLAMTAGFETLSRLNKETYTYFRKLGDQLEAGFREAASKYNIPHTVNRAGSMIGFFFTNEDVIDFESAKTSDLALFAEYFKLMAEEGIFLPPSQFEGLFISTAHTEAHIEKTVQAFHKVFEKLAR; the protein is encoded by the coding sequence ATGCGTACTTATGAAAATTCTAAAGCAGCATTTACAGAAGCAATTGATTTAATGCCTGGTGGTGTAAATTCACCCGTACGAGCATTTAAATCGGTTAACCTAGAGCCGATTTTTATGGAGTCTGGTTCAGGTGCCGTTATTAAAGACATTGATGGCAATGAATATATTGACTATGTTTTATCATGGGGACCGCTTATTTTAGGACATACGCATCCAGAAGTTGTCACAGCTATTCAAGAACAAGCGGCAAAAGGTGCTTCATTTGGCGCGCCAACATTATCTGAAAATAAATTAGCGAAATTAGTATTAGATCGCTTACCGTCTGTCGAAATGATTCGCTTTGTTTCTTCAGGAACGGAAGCAACGATGTCAGCTCTTCGTTTAGCGCGCGGATATACAGGACGCGACAAAATCTTAAAATTCGAAGGTTCTTATCATGGGCACGGGGATTCATTACTAATTAAAGCGGGTTCAGGTGTTGCGACATTAGGTTTACCAGATTCTCCAGGTGTACCTGTGGCTGTTGCAAAAAATACGTTAACGGTTGCGTACAATGATTTGGAATCAGCAAAATTAGTATTCGAAAAATATGGTCAAGAATTAGCCGCTGTTATTTTAGAGCCTGTTGCAGGAAATATGGGCGTTGTTCCACCACAACCAGGCTTTTTAGAAGGCTTACGCAAGCTAACAGAAGAAAATGGTACGGTGTTAATATTTGATGAAGTCATGACAGGCTTCCGTGTCGATTATGGTTGCGCACAAGAATATTTTGGCATCCAACCAGATCTTACTTGTCTTGGGAAAGTAATTGGTGGTGGCTTACCAGTAGGTGCATTCGGCGGGAAACGTGAAATAATGGAAAATATTGCGCCAGCAGGTCCGATTTATCAAGCGGGTACGTTATCAGGAAATCCACTTGCAATGACGGCAGGTTTTGAAACATTATCACGTTTAAACAAAGAAACATACACATATTTCCGCAAGCTTGGTGACCAATTAGAAGCTGGTTTCCGTGAAGCGGCATCAAAATACAATATTCCACATACTGTAAATCGTGCGGGTTCGATGATAGGCTTTTTCTTCACGAATGAAGATGTTATTGATTTTGAATCGGCAAAAACTTCTGATTTAGCATTATTTGCGGAGTACTTTAAATTAATGGCGGAAGAAGGCATTTTCTTACCACCATCTCAATTCGAAGGTCTCTTTATTTCGACAGCACATACAGAAGCGCATATCGAAAAAACGGTACAAGCATTCCATAAGGTGTTTGAAAAATTAGCTCGTTAA
- a CDS encoding helix-turn-helix domain-containing protein, whose protein sequence is MTFGEKLFKLRKEKGLSQEALAEKLNTTRQAISKWENGQGYPETERLLMIGNVFEVTIDYLLKDSVEPSNDKKAGYYVSKEMAEGYLLSANRVSKYLALGFFLIALSCIPYFIFNQDPAIYIIPTIVLATFGIGMFVSTSFIEENQYKVLKTEPLLFDENYLKELTNRYKNLKKRYFVINLAGSGLFISGILTLGIERRFFTTEFLLPYYPICIGLIAIGIYIVIRTSSQLDAYKLLAKNDIYTNRIFFKFQRKLRKRMDEF, encoded by the coding sequence ATGACATTTGGTGAAAAACTTTTTAAATTAAGAAAAGAAAAAGGACTGTCTCAAGAAGCATTAGCGGAAAAACTAAACACAACAAGGCAAGCAATTAGTAAATGGGAAAATGGCCAAGGATACCCAGAGACAGAAAGGCTTCTTATGATTGGAAATGTTTTTGAGGTAACTATCGACTATTTATTAAAGGATTCTGTTGAGCCAAGCAATGATAAAAAAGCCGGATATTATGTTAGCAAAGAAATGGCAGAAGGATATTTATTGTCTGCAAATAGGGTTTCAAAATATTTAGCGTTAGGTTTTTTCTTAATCGCCTTATCCTGTATTCCCTATTTCATATTTAATCAAGACCCAGCAATATATATAATCCCAACCATTGTTTTAGCTACATTTGGTATCGGGATGTTTGTATCAACATCATTTATTGAAGAAAATCAATATAAAGTATTAAAAACAGAACCCTTGCTATTTGATGAAAATTACCTTAAAGAGTTGACTAATAGATACAAAAATTTAAAGAAAAGATATTTCGTTATTAATCTAGCGGGTTCCGGTTTATTTATCTCTGGAATATTAACTTTAGGAATCGAAAGAAGGTTTTTTACTACTGAATTTTTATTACCTTATTATCCAATCTGTATTGGATTAATTGCAATTGGTATCTACATTGTGATACGAACTTCAAGCCAGCTTGATGCATATAAATTATTGGCGAAAAACGATATCTATACTAATAGAATTTTTTTTAAATTTCAAAGGAAGTTGAGAAAAAGGATGGATGAATTTTAA
- the chrA gene encoding chromate efflux transporter, producing MRNLWVIFWTSLKLGFTSFGGPAAHLGYFQQIYVKQKKWLTDEQYLDLLALSQFLPGPASSQVGMGIGLRKGGITGSIAAFIGFTLPSVMMLIIFVYIMERFQFSIGWLQGLKIVAVAIVAQAILDMGKKILKTPMQYALLVLVAILLLYATSIYSQIGVLIGSAMIGYLFFKQPGQVIPSVVFSKKWGAVFLSAFFVLLLGLPIAAQTLKWEWLVLFEKFYLAGSLVFGGGHVVLPLLESQFVGSYVTAEDFLAGYGLTQAVPGPLFTFASYLGMVIGGIPIAILATVAIFLPAFLLIVGAYPFWSSISSHQALRGAVAGMNVAVIGILIAAFISPIITSTIYDVMDAFWAIVLFVLLVKFKIKPWNIVLIGVLIGFTFYR from the coding sequence TTGCGGAATTTATGGGTTATTTTTTGGACATCGTTGAAACTAGGATTCACATCATTTGGAGGACCCGCTGCACATTTAGGTTATTTCCAGCAAATATATGTAAAACAAAAAAAGTGGCTGACAGATGAACAATATTTAGATTTATTGGCATTAAGTCAGTTTTTACCCGGACCCGCCTCCAGTCAGGTAGGTATGGGGATTGGGCTTCGAAAAGGTGGTATCACTGGTAGTATTGCAGCGTTTATCGGATTTACATTACCGTCAGTGATGATGCTCATTATATTTGTTTACATAATGGAACGCTTTCAATTTAGTATTGGCTGGCTACAAGGTTTGAAAATTGTTGCGGTTGCGATTGTTGCCCAAGCCATTTTGGATATGGGTAAAAAAATACTAAAAACCCCTATGCAGTATGCGCTGTTAGTTTTAGTTGCGATTTTATTACTGTACGCTACATCTATTTATTCACAAATTGGTGTTCTTATCGGAAGTGCAATGATTGGTTATTTGTTTTTTAAACAGCCAGGCCAAGTGATTCCAAGTGTCGTTTTTTCAAAAAAATGGGGAGCCGTATTTTTATCCGCATTTTTTGTTTTATTACTCGGCTTGCCTATTGCTGCCCAAACATTAAAATGGGAATGGCTTGTGCTATTTGAAAAGTTTTATTTAGCGGGGTCGCTTGTTTTTGGTGGTGGCCATGTTGTTTTGCCGTTACTAGAATCTCAGTTCGTTGGTTCTTACGTGACAGCAGAAGATTTTTTAGCAGGCTACGGCTTAACACAAGCTGTCCCAGGTCCATTGTTTACGTTTGCTAGTTACTTAGGGATGGTGATTGGTGGAATTCCGATTGCTATACTTGCGACAGTGGCTATCTTTTTACCGGCATTTTTATTAATTGTTGGGGCGTATCCATTTTGGTCAAGTATTAGTAGTCATCAAGCGTTGCGCGGGGCTGTGGCTGGAATGAATGTTGCGGTAATAGGGATTTTAATCGCTGCTTTTATTTCGCCAATCATCACGTCAACGATCTATGATGTAATGGATGCATTTTGGGCAATCGTTTTATTTGTTTTACTTGTAAAGTTTAAAATAAAGCCATGGAATATTGTTCTCATTGGCGTTTTAATTGGCTTTACGTTTTATCGATAA